The genomic region actttgctctgttcatctttccctcaatcctgactagtctcccagtccttgccgctgaaaaacattcccccagcatgatgctgccaccacgcttcaccgtagggatggtgccaggtttcctccagacgtgacgcttgtcattcaggccaaagtgttgaatcttgtttctcatggtctgagagtcctttaggtgccttttggcaaacttcaaacagGCTTCCGTCTGGACAATCTACCATAAACACCTGATTGgtcgagtgctgcagagatggttgtccttctggaaggttgtcccatctccacagaggaactctggagctctgtcagagtgaccatcggattcttggtcaccgccctgaccaaggcccttctcccctgattgttcagtttggccgggcggccagctctaggaagagtattggtggttccaaacttcttccattgaagaatgatgttcttggggaccttcaatgctgcagaaatgttttggtacccttccccagatctgtgcctcgacacaatcatgtcttggtttttgctctgacatacacggtcaactgtgggaccttatatagacaggtgtgtgcctttccaaatcatgtccgatcaattgaatttaccacaggtggactcaaggatgatcaatggaaacaggatgcacctgagctcaatttgaagtctcatagcaaagggtctgaatatttaaggtatctttatatatatataaaattgctaacattttaaaaaacctgttttcactttgtcattatggggtagtgtgtgtagatggagtattattttttttaaatccattttagaagactaacgtagcaaaatgtggaaaaagtaaaggggtctgaatactttcccaatgcactcaGTTATGAAGTTAGAGGCATCTGCCTCCAAGAGTATCTGTAGTTAGTTGCGAGATGGCCAGAGTAACTCTGGCTAGATGGCAAGGAACTCTAGCTACCTAGTTGGGTCAGCCTTGAATAATGAATACTGTAGTAACTTTCCTAGGGGGACGGGACTGCTTTGAGTGAGATTTGACGGGGCTCTAGTATGAGCCATCGTAACGCCCCCTGCCGTAACCACTACCACCTCGGGAGTAAGCCGCGCTGCTTCTTCCCGAGTAATTACCTTTCATGGGGCCATAGCAACCTCCAAATTCACTTTAGCCGTTCTCACCCATTTGATCGCGGCACTGCTCCATAACCTCCGCTATAGTTGCCATAGCCACCACCGTATCCATTTTGAGACCTTGCGCTCCTCCTGCCACGGGTTCCAGCAGCCTGCATTTCTTGCTTGGTGAGGACTTTTTTCACCTCAACTTTATGGCCATTAATGGTGTGGAATTAAAGAACCACTGCTTTGTCGGCATAATAATTATATCCGAAATAAACATAAAACCCTCTTCTTACCAGTTTGATTATCGCTAATAACCTCGGCCTTCTCGATAGCACCTAACTGAAATAAGTAAcgttactgtggtcctctgtagctcaattggtagagcatggcgcttgtaacgccagggtagtgggttcgatccccgggaccacccatacgttaaaatgtatgcacacatgactgtaagtcgctttggataaaagcgtctgctgaatggcatatTATACTCGTTCAGACCCCCTATATTTTTTACACCTTTGGCAGGGCCTCAGGTTTTCCCGCATCTTCACGTGCCACTGCTCTTTTCAGTTCAACATTGAGGCCGCGCGGACATTGCAACGTCTGCCTCCGCAGCACAAGCATAGTTACAAAACCAAAACAACGAGACCAGCCAGTAGTTGCTGGTTCTGAACAACTACGCAATCGGTTAGCTCGCCATACTGTTCAAAGTGTTTACGAAGGCCATCGTCAGTGGTGTAAACATTTAGCCCACCAACAAAGAGCTTGCAGAGTTCATTTTCCATCTCTAGTATCTTGCTTTGATGCAATTTAGCTATGTCAACACCGACTTGACGATGATTCTCCCGGTGTCTAAAATGGCGGATGTAGACAGATCACGGGGGAGACAGATGGTTGGGGTTGACGTAATGAGTACAAGCCTCCTAGTGGCGAACCATTTTTTGGCCTATTATAGTAAATAATAATCATTTTTGACAGCAAAAACGGTAAATGCCGACATTTTGCAGATTTCCATAATCATAGACCTAATGATTGTGCACATTGGAATAATCTAAATTAAAATCAGGCCTGTCATGAAATTTGAACAGGACAACCTAGAATGATATGTAATGGTATGGACTAGTTTATTTTTTGCTAAGTGTGCAGCAAGAAAATTGGGAGTGTTGACAAGCTGTATATCAGATGTACTGGAGAAAAAAATCACAATCCTCACTGCCATTATCCAAACGTGTCAGACACCTGTGTCTATTGACATGGGATAAGTTACCTGCAAAACCGTAGTCActgctaaaaaaataaaataatcaaccTCATAAACCAAGAATCCCTCTCATTGAAAATGTGATTCAAAAAGGCTTACAGTATTAGCAATGATGATTTTTGGTATTTGCGTAACACAGGAAAACAGAGGGCCTAACAAATGCTTGACTGTAGGCCAGTTAGCACAGTCCCAGATTAGTCCATTCCTGAACAGGAAAGTCACCAGTGATAGTATGTCAGTAGGGTGTGCAACTCCCTCATGATACAACTGTGATCCTGAATGATCTGAAGCCTTACAACTTGATTATCTTTTGAAACAAGAGGTCAGAATGGTTAAAATTGACAATAAGCACTGATTGCTTTCAAACTTTAAAAACTTTAATACAGCCAATAGAGTGAGGCTCAATAGCCAACTAATTAATATTCAGGATTTAAGTAACATTCCACAAAACTGCATTGATTCGCAAGGTATTGAATAGTACATATTGGACGGAGAAAAGCATTCGGAGGTaaccatttaaaaaagtataataatacaATAACCATAAATGATTGAAATACTTTGACTCGAAATATTATGATCTTAAAACACTCAAGCATACACTAAGACTGCTTTCAACTCCATTAATACCCCTGAGTTTCATGTTGCTAAACAATATGTCTTGTTATTAACCTGGCTGGTACTAATGGCATACAGTATCATACGAAAGTCTTGGAAGCAGCGACGTTAACTACAATTAAATACTAAAACAAAATGTTGAAAGGAATCACTAAACTACATTGACAAGTCAGAAAAGTGAACGGGTAATAAAGTCGTCCATAATGTCTTTAGTAGCGCCGCCTAGGGACAATGGTGTAGTCCAGATGGAGGGGCTAGGATAGGGGAGGAAGGATAGGGGCACGTGTACTTAAATAGTAGCAACAAATAAATGGGGAACTTCGACCAGTGTGTGTAAATGCAGGTCAATGAATCAGAATTTCAGAACATTTCAAATGATTGGGTCAAATGTGGTCAACGGTGTCTAATAACCTCCATATCCACCCCTGCCATAACCACTGGCGCCTCCACGGGAGTACGGTGCAGCGCTCCTGCCTGAATAATTACTCCCTTTCATTGCACCATAGCCGGAGGACTGCTGTCCGTAATCTTCGCCAAAGTCATTGTAACCGTTCCCACCATAACTGCCCCCCATTTGATCTCCATAACCTCCTCCGTATCCCCCTTGGTTACCGTAACCACCTCCGTTGCCGTATCCTCCACCGTAGCCGCCATCATTTCCTCCATAGCTACCGCCATAGCTGCCGTAGCCGCCACCTCTTCCGCCGTCGTAGCCATTTTGAGACCCCCTCATTCCTCGCCCGCCTCTGCCCCGACCGCCGGCTGACTGCATCTCTTGCTTGGTGAGGGCCTTCTTCACCTCCACTTTGTGCCCATTGATTGTGTGGAACTTCAGCACCACTGCTTTGTCGGCAGAGTCATTATCTTCAAAGTAGACAAAGCCGAATCCTCGTTTTTTGAGAGTCTGTTTGTCACTGATGACTTCGGCCTTCTCAATTGCGCCGAATTGAGAGAAATAATCATTCAAATGGTCGTCTTCTATGTCGTCTTTCAGCCCACcgataaatattttcttaactttgGCGAGTGCCTCTGGCCGACCGGCATCTTCCCGTGCAACTGCCCTTTTTAACTCCACGTTGGTACCATCGACGACATGTGGCCTGGCGGCCATGGCTGCGTCGGCCTCCTCCGCGCTTGAGTAGGTTACAAAGCCGAAGCACCGGGACCTTTGTAGCTGTTGGTTCTGGACCACTACGCAGTCGGTTAACTGGCCGTACTGCTCGAAATGTTGCCGAAGTCCATCGTCTGTAGTCTCGACGTTCAATCCACCGACAAACAGCTTGCAAAGTTGGTTGGTCATGATTACTAACCGAGTTGTTATGGAGCAAACACAATTGAACCTGACAAAATCGTATCCCTTTGAAAGCAGCGAGCGCTGACGCAAGGACGTCTGACGTAGGATTGGGAAATTAATCACCAGTCCTGATTGGTTGTTCCACTCAAATCCCACCATTTTATTCAAATAGCTGTTTTCCTAATTTGTCAACTCGCACTATCCATCACGTACTTAGCTAGAATCACTAAttcagaggggtatactacaaagcagcatcaatgagttagccaggtAACTTTGATAAGCAACCAGAAAACGATATATGTATGATCCAGAACGTCAATATAACTCAAATAAGACTCGTTCAGACCCCCTATAAATCAATACCCCATTCACGCACAGAATATTTAGGCTAGTTCGCTGGCTAAAtccttgatcctgctttgtagtatacccccaATACCTCATTCCAGTGTCCACTTCTAGCACATTATGCCACTGATGTGTGCACTCAAAGCAGGGTTGATGCTGTGTTCCACCTTTATCTCCCCTAACCATGAAAAATACTGCCATTGCACAGTCAAGTGTCAGATAGCAGGCACTTGTGGAACACACACTGCATATAGAAATCAATCTTGCAGAACAAACTTCTGACATGTACCTTAGAAAATCAGACATGGCATATCTGCATTAGGGCTGGGAGTTGTCAGGGACTGCATGATATCacaatatgtattgcgattcggtACTGGTTTTATTGCAAACATCACTAaccatgtctgctgcagagggacaagtcatgaaaatacattttgatcagtcatggaaagaaATGCTGAAAACATTAGCTC from Coregonus clupeaformis isolate EN_2021a chromosome 3, ASM2061545v1, whole genome shotgun sequence harbors:
- the LOC121544834 gene encoding heterogeneous nuclear ribonucleoprotein A0-like; this translates as MTNQLCKLFVGGLNVETTDDGLRQHFEQYGQLTDCVVVQNQQLQRSRCFGFVTYSSAEEADAAMAARPHVVDGTNVELKRAVAREDAGRPEALAKVKKIFIGGLKDDIEDDHLNDYFSQFGAIEKAEVISDKQTLKKRGFGFVYFEDNDSADKAVVLKFHTINGHKVEVKKALTKQEMQSAGGRGRGGRGMRGSQNGYDGGRGGGYGSYGGSYGGNDGGYGGGYGNGGGYGNQGGYGGGYGDQMGGSYGGNGYNDFGEDYGQQSSGYGAMKGSNYSGRSAAPYSRGGASGYGRGGYGGY